A region of Moorena producens PAL-8-15-08-1 DNA encodes the following proteins:
- the iscB gene encoding RNA-guided endonuclease IscB gives MQNYVFVIDTNFQPLNPIPPKKARRLLDKGKAAVFRMYPFTIILKTAINNPTISPCQIKIDPGSKVTGFALVQNNQVIWGMELEHRGGLIKRKLESRRAVRRGRRNRNTRYRKPRFLNRRRPEGWLAPSLEHRVLTIETWVKRLIKFCPINEFWVERVKFDTQKMQNPEINGVEYQQGELVGYEVREYLLEKWGRECAYCGKQSVPLQIEHIYPKSKGGSDRISNLCLACDKCNQRKGNKSIEDFLKKKPSLLQKIKSKAKQPLRDAAAVNSTRNKLVKVLKRIKPIVTGTGAQTKYNRTKLGFPKEHWIDAACVGDIEMLTFKTSQPLLVTCKGQGGRQKAALNKYGYPIRHNPLRPIKGWCSGDIAKNILTGKFGRVNPRSKSNSFNYTVPGEKAISLHVKNLVRIHRKDGYTYGFCQ, from the coding sequence ATGCAAAATTATGTATTTGTCATTGACACAAACTTTCAACCATTAAACCCCATTCCACCAAAGAAAGCTCGCCGGTTACTAGACAAAGGGAAAGCTGCGGTTTTTAGGATGTACCCGTTTACAATAATCTTGAAAACTGCGATCAATAATCCAACCATCTCACCTTGTCAGATAAAAATCGACCCTGGTAGTAAGGTAACTGGATTTGCCTTAGTTCAAAACAATCAAGTTATTTGGGGAATGGAATTAGAACACAGGGGAGGGCTGATCAAGAGAAAACTAGAATCTAGAAGAGCTGTAAGGCGCGGAAGGCGTAACCGCAACACCCGCTACAGAAAACCCAGATTCCTTAACCGTAGACGTCCAGAAGGCTGGCTTGCCCCTAGCTTAGAGCACCGGGTTTTGACTATTGAAACTTGGGTTAAACGATTAATTAAGTTCTGTCCAATCAATGAGTTTTGGGTTGAAAGAGTTAAGTTTGATACCCAGAAAATGCAGAACCCTGAAATCAATGGTGTTGAGTACCAGCAAGGCGAGCTAGTTGGATATGAGGTTAGAGAGTACCTACTTGAAAAATGGGGAAGGGAATGTGCCTATTGTGGCAAGCAGTCCGTCCCGTTACAAATTGAACATATTTACCCAAAATCTAAAGGTGGAAGTGATCGAATAAGTAATCTTTGTTTAGCCTGCGATAAATGCAACCAACGCAAAGGGAACAAGTCTATAGAAGACTTCTTAAAAAAGAAACCGAGTCTACTACAAAAAATCAAATCTAAGGCTAAGCAGCCATTAAGAGATGCAGCAGCGGTTAATTCAACTCGCAACAAATTAGTTAAGGTACTTAAAAGAATCAAACCCATAGTCACTGGAACGGGAGCGCAAACCAAGTACAACCGAACTAAGCTGGGTTTTCCTAAAGAACATTGGATTGACGCTGCCTGTGTCGGGGATATTGAGATGTTGACATTTAAAACCTCCCAACCGCTTCTGGTTACTTGTAAAGGACAAGGGGGCAGACAAAAAGCAGCACTCAATAAGTACGGCTACCCGATCAGACATAATCCGTTGAGGCCAATCAAAGGTTGGTGTAGTGGAGACATAGCTAAAAACATCTTGACCGGAAAGTTTGGGAGAGTTAACCCTAGGAGCAAAAGTAATTCATTTAATTACACGGTTCCAGGGGAAAAGGCAATAAGCTTGCACGTCAAAAACTTAGTTAGGATTCACAGGAAAGATGGTTATACTTACGGATTTTGCCAGTAA
- a CDS encoding serine hydrolase domain-containing protein, whose protein sequence is MYRLKSVMKLAAHQMSGISAEIDAYLKAHHEIGWFSGAVIVLKAGKTVFTRGYGMASLEYQLPNTPQTRFRLGSVTKQFTAAAILQLQDLGLVDVHAPVSTYLPDYPHGNRITLHHLLTHTAGIPNLTSFQDKTQWMAKPTTLEELIARFQDLPLEFEPGKEFRYSNSGYVLLTQVIETVSGQSYGDYLKEHLLQPLGMENTGYEYPLAVIDGLANGYQFTDDGYLKAEYINMSVPQGAGGLYSTLEDLARWNQFLFDHGVGDETILRDKAIATMTSPLVPSNPDEAPHLFYGYGLVINKQPKHQRIGHGGRINGFVTNLVYYPDQDVSFAVLSNLETANLERISQDLAAIVFGEPYSKPTVSDVVKVDPSVYEGYIGTYHLVKA, encoded by the coding sequence ATGTATCGATTGAAATCAGTAATGAAACTCGCTGCTCACCAAATGTCTGGTATTTCCGCTGAAATTGATGCCTATCTCAAAGCCCACCATGAAATTGGGTGGTTCTCAGGGGCGGTTATCGTACTCAAGGCCGGTAAAACCGTGTTTACCAGGGGGTATGGCATGGCTAGCCTAGAGTACCAGCTACCCAATACCCCCCAAACTAGATTTCGGTTGGGGTCGGTGACAAAGCAGTTTACTGCTGCTGCGATTCTACAACTCCAGGATCTGGGGTTGGTTGATGTACACGCTCCTGTTTCTACCTACTTGCCAGATTATCCCCATGGGAATCGCATCACCTTGCATCACCTCCTAACCCATACGGCGGGCATTCCTAACCTAACTAGTTTTCAGGATAAAACCCAATGGATGGCAAAACCTACGACCCTTGAGGAGTTGATTGCCCGCTTCCAAGACCTCCCCTTGGAATTTGAGCCGGGAAAAGAGTTTCGCTACAGCAATTCAGGCTATGTTCTGCTGACCCAGGTGATTGAAACCGTATCGGGTCAGTCCTATGGCGATTATCTAAAAGAGCATTTGCTCCAGCCTTTGGGGATGGAGAACACAGGTTACGAGTATCCTTTGGCGGTGATTGATGGCTTGGCAAATGGTTATCAGTTCACTGATGACGGCTATCTCAAGGCAGAGTATATTAATATGTCGGTGCCACAGGGAGCCGGAGGACTATATTCCACGTTGGAGGATTTGGCTCGATGGAATCAGTTTTTGTTTGACCATGGGGTGGGAGATGAAACGATCTTAAGGGATAAGGCGATCGCTACTATGACCTCTCCCTTAGTACCGAGCAATCCTGACGAAGCTCCCCATCTGTTCTATGGCTATGGATTGGTAATAAACAAACAGCCCAAGCATCAGCGCATTGGTCATGGTGGGAGAATTAACGGCTTTGTAACTAATCTGGTATACTACCCAGACCAGGATGTGAGTTTTGCTGTGCTCAGTAATTTAGAAACCGCCAATCTAGAGCGAATTTCCCAGGATTTGGCAGCAATTGTGTTTGGGGAACCCTACTCCAAACCCACAGTTTCTGACGTGGTGAAGGTAGATCCGTCTGTATACGAGGGCTATATTGGAACTTATCACCTAGTGAAAGCCTAG
- a CDS encoding GIY-YIG nuclease family protein, with product MTQQKMGYVYLIVQLEPNQQPTGLYKIGKTSKTPEERLAQLRTSSTFDLEVYHWIRCLDYSAVEKDLHRKFEYFRWNYGGREWFNFRDYDIDDVVEEMNSYVEDPAPTEPVYYSSEESDSTYSYWKESESIYEYIGAAILLFMLGLGVWGIASINNQPSLTKDQRNYHAAWNVFSRKNMDSFEQYTQAQEKFKKLADSSSNECVKKYGEDMVAVISQSKTFLNSTGGNYVQAWKRFEFLGKQVWPKQPVCNRIMTGIRQKIN from the coding sequence TTGACTCAACAAAAAATGGGGTACGTTTACTTGATTGTGCAGCTTGAACCCAATCAACAGCCGACTGGGCTCTACAAAATTGGAAAAACTTCAAAGACACCGGAGGAAAGACTAGCTCAACTGAGGACTTCAAGTACTTTTGATCTTGAGGTTTACCATTGGATCCGGTGCTTGGACTATAGTGCAGTAGAAAAAGATCTTCATCGCAAGTTTGAATATTTTCGATGGAACTATGGAGGGAGAGAATGGTTCAATTTCAGAGACTACGACATTGATGACGTTGTCGAAGAGATGAACTCATATGTTGAAGATCCTGCTCCTACTGAACCAGTATACTATTCTTCAGAAGAATCTGATTCAACATATTCTTATTGGAAAGAATCTGAGTCAATATACGAGTATATAGGGGCTGCGATTCTATTATTTATGTTGGGACTAGGAGTATGGGGTATTGCTAGTATTAACAACCAACCTAGTCTTACAAAAGACCAAAGGAACTATCATGCCGCGTGGAATGTTTTTAGCAGGAAAAATATGGATTCATTTGAACAGTATACTCAGGCTCAAGAAAAATTTAAAAAATTGGCAGACTCTTCTAGTAATGAATGTGTCAAAAAATATGGTGAGGATATGGTTGCCGTTATTTCTCAATCTAAAACTTTTTTGAATAGTACTGGGGGAAATTACGTTCAAGCTTGGAAAAGATTTGAATTTCTCGGGAAACAAGTATGGCCAAAACAACCTGTCTGTAATAGAATAATGACTGGGATACGTCAGAAAATAAATTAA
- a CDS encoding peptidoglycan-binding protein, with protein sequence MADYSNLESNLESEQTKHADFCEDCHQINLIDNQPQTLIQTQAIAKNRLTTVRQAPGCSTSILRGLDQQLIDEMNSIGPNSLVSFADLDVANGPAVHPFLQAVAKQSLARAIKARGRTLSVNSGYRTIAQQLMLFNHGKVRRCGIGVVAPPGRSNHQSGLAIDINDEQGWRPYLEREGWRWFGPADRPHFDYIGRGTRNIRPVAVKAFQRLWNRYNPDKPIAEDGIYGRNTDARLNQAPIVGFGKTNESLPDRRLSLTQPYLEGEDVRQLQEALVKATITVEVDGVFGPGTEEAVKKFQKLKDLTVDGIVGPTTRSALGL encoded by the coding sequence ATGGCAGACTATAGCAATCTCGAAAGCAATCTTGAATCAGAACAAACAAAACATGCAGATTTTTGTGAAGATTGTCACCAAATTAACCTGATAGATAATCAGCCTCAAACCCTGATCCAGACACAAGCGATCGCAAAAAATCGATTAACTACTGTTCGACAGGCTCCTGGCTGCTCTACTTCTATCCTGCGGGGACTAGACCAGCAGCTGATTGATGAAATGAATAGCATCGGACCCAATAGCTTGGTCAGTTTTGCTGACCTAGATGTGGCTAATGGTCCAGCAGTTCACCCTTTCCTTCAGGCAGTAGCTAAGCAGTCCTTGGCACGGGCAATTAAGGCTCGTGGTCGCACCCTTTCGGTCAATTCTGGTTACCGAACTATTGCTCAGCAACTAATGCTATTCAATCATGGTAAAGTTAGACGCTGTGGTATTGGTGTGGTTGCCCCTCCTGGTAGAAGTAATCACCAGAGTGGTTTAGCCATAGATATTAATGACGAGCAAGGCTGGAGACCCTATCTAGAGCGAGAGGGTTGGAGGTGGTTTGGACCTGCGGATAGGCCTCACTTTGACTATATTGGCAGAGGTACACGAAACATTCGTCCTGTTGCAGTTAAAGCGTTTCAGCGACTCTGGAACCGATATAATCCGGACAAACCCATTGCTGAAGATGGGATTTACGGACGAAATACTGACGCGCGACTTAATCAAGCCCCCATAGTTGGCTTTGGAAAAACTAACGAATCTCTTCCAGACAGAAGACTCAGCCTGACTCAACCCTATCTCGAAGGTGAGGATGTTCGCCAACTTCAGGAAGCTTTAGTTAAAGCAACTATTACGGTCGAGGTAGATGGCGTTTTTGGTCCCGGTACTGAGGAAGCTGTTAAGAAATTCCAGAAGCTAAAAGATTTAACAGTAGATGGAATCGTTGGACCTACAACTCGCTCGGCTCTGGGATTGTGA
- a CDS encoding AI-2E family transporter yields MNSIFSPIQQLLITWLLILITGSVTLSALSYVGELISILLTAALIAFVLNYAVAAVRAFLPRTVAAVLVYLLTALIVVIITLTLAPPVFNQGRQLVTKLPELLAEGQQQLGNFQAWSEQRNLPVDVRILGSQLLARVQAQAEAIASTGFGLVVGTFNWFVDLILILVISFYMLIDGERVWRGLTAIFSPVIRRVLTEGLQRNLQQFVIGQILLGLFMTATLTPAFWVLKVPFFLLFAVFIGFMEVIPFIGATLGIGTVVIVVAFIDWWLALEVLAVSVGLQQIKDNLIAPRILGNLTGLSPVIIFVSLLFGAKLGGFLGLILAIPLTGVVKSLVEIIFEPTLPPQSGDFFNNPYQESL; encoded by the coding sequence ATGAATTCTATTTTTTCACCAATTCAACAGTTACTGATCACTTGGCTACTAATCTTAATAACTGGATCCGTAACCCTTAGTGCTTTAAGCTATGTGGGTGAGTTAATCAGCATTTTGCTCACTGCAGCTCTGATCGCCTTTGTACTCAACTATGCTGTAGCTGCAGTCAGAGCATTCCTACCCAGAACCGTAGCAGCAGTGCTGGTTTATCTACTAACGGCCTTGATCGTGGTGATTATTACCCTCACCTTAGCCCCTCCAGTATTCAACCAAGGGCGACAACTAGTAACCAAGTTACCAGAGTTGCTAGCAGAAGGTCAGCAGCAATTGGGAAATTTCCAAGCCTGGAGTGAACAGCGCAATTTACCCGTTGATGTCCGGATCTTAGGGTCTCAACTATTGGCACGAGTGCAAGCACAAGCAGAAGCGATCGCAAGCACTGGCTTCGGTTTAGTAGTTGGTACCTTTAACTGGTTTGTAGACTTAATCTTAATTTTAGTAATTTCATTTTATATGCTCATCGATGGTGAGCGAGTTTGGCGAGGTCTAACCGCCATTTTTTCCCCGGTTATTCGAAGAGTCTTAACCGAAGGATTGCAACGTAATTTACAACAATTTGTGATCGGTCAAATCCTGTTAGGATTGTTTATGACAGCTACCCTAACCCCAGCCTTCTGGGTCTTAAAAGTACCGTTTTTCCTACTATTTGCTGTCTTCATTGGATTTATGGAAGTGATTCCCTTTATCGGAGCAACCCTGGGCATTGGCACAGTTGTGATTGTAGTAGCGTTTATTGACTGGTGGCTAGCCCTAGAAGTATTGGCCGTATCCGTAGGTCTACAGCAGATCAAAGACAACTTAATTGCTCCGAGAATTCTCGGTAACTTGACTGGTTTATCCCCAGTAATCATCTTTGTCTCTTTGCTATTCGGAGCAAAACTGGGAGGATTCTTGGGGCTAATTCTCGCAATTCCCCTCACAGGTGTCGTGAAAAGTTTAGTGGAAATTATTTTTGAGCCCACCCTACCCCCTCAAAGTGGAGATTTCTTTAACAATCCTTATCAAGAATCCTTATAG
- a CDS encoding DUF389 domain-containing protein, with amino-acid sequence MEDQKNQKTQKTQKTQKTKTRVSKTLNLFRNFGLKAIPIMMVRNSLVEESELTLNFLVLIISSCLIATFGLVLDSAAVIIGAMIIAPLMLPLRGLSFATLEGDWQLLRSSFVSISVGTLLGISCSWLVGTVIGSPEFGAQVLARTQPNLIDLLVAIVAGGISGFSKIRPSLEDAVPGTAIAVALMPPLCVVGLSLSQGQWTYSQGAFLLYITNLIGINLACMIVYVFSGYAQSTELSRSLNWGFSLVLIAVLVVPLGLTFWDVLEQGRVEKPVQELIKNSSLFNKPGVREFSTSKINRKKNPPEIKIAMRSTERITSEQVKEFEDAVKIKLGKRFKVIVDVTPFIPVESPNLQAN; translated from the coding sequence ATGGAAGACCAAAAGAATCAAAAGACTCAAAAGACTCAAAAGACTCAAAAAACTAAAACTAGAGTCTCCAAAACCTTGAATCTTTTCAGGAACTTTGGGCTAAAAGCAATTCCAATTATGATGGTAAGGAATTCTCTGGTTGAGGAATCAGAACTTACCCTCAATTTCTTAGTCTTAATCATTAGCTCTTGTTTAATTGCTACATTTGGACTAGTGCTCGACAGTGCTGCGGTGATTATTGGCGCGATGATTATTGCTCCTCTAATGTTGCCTTTAAGAGGATTGTCCTTTGCTACCTTGGAAGGAGATTGGCAACTGTTACGGAGTAGTTTTGTTTCCATTTCTGTAGGTACCTTACTGGGTATAAGTTGTTCCTGGTTGGTTGGTACAGTTATCGGATCCCCTGAATTTGGAGCCCAAGTTTTAGCTAGAACTCAACCCAATCTAATTGATTTACTGGTTGCGATCGTGGCCGGTGGAATTAGTGGTTTCTCTAAAATTCGCCCGTCTTTAGAGGATGCGGTACCAGGGACAGCAATTGCAGTAGCCCTAATGCCTCCCCTGTGTGTCGTTGGGTTAAGCCTATCCCAGGGACAATGGACCTATAGTCAGGGCGCATTTCTGCTTTATATTACTAACCTGATTGGGATTAACCTAGCTTGTATGATCGTTTATGTCTTTAGCGGGTATGCTCAAAGTACTGAACTGAGCCGGTCTTTAAATTGGGGATTCTCTTTAGTGCTGATTGCTGTATTAGTCGTGCCCCTAGGACTTACCTTTTGGGACGTGCTTGAGCAAGGAAGAGTTGAGAAGCCAGTTCAGGAATTGATTAAGAATAGTTCATTGTTTAACAAACCAGGTGTTAGAGAATTTTCTACTTCGAAGATCAATCGGAAAAAGAATCCTCCTGAGATCAAAATTGCTATGCGTTCAACAGAACGGATTACATCGGAACAGGTGAAGGAGTTTGAAGATGCAGTTAAGATTAAGCTGGGTAAACGGTTTAAAGTGATAGTTGACGTTACTCCATTTATACCAGTGGAATCCCCTAATCTTCAAGCTAATTAA
- a CDS encoding DUF488 family protein — MISTISNTGSKTGKLFTIGHSNLSIEDFIALLKQHGITAVADVRSHPYSRYLPHFSQAPLKAELLSAGIRYVFLGKELGARPADLSCYVGGKALYERIAATDLFSAGLKRVIQGAETYQIALMCAEKDPITCHRTILVCQHLVKSGLEINHILNDGSLEFHQDLEERLLSSHGLNDSQIKQPKQLSLFDDPTSMDNWDNCSWEDRLKEAYHRQGDTIAYLAKGVGSRE; from the coding sequence ATGATTAGTACAATTAGTAATACTGGTAGTAAGACTGGTAAATTATTCACTATTGGTCATTCTAATCTCAGTATTGAGGATTTTATTGCTTTACTAAAGCAGCACGGAATTACAGCGGTGGCTGATGTGCGATCGCATCCTTACAGCCGTTACTTACCCCATTTTAGTCAAGCCCCCCTCAAGGCTGAACTATTGTCGGCAGGAATTCGCTATGTGTTTCTGGGTAAGGAGTTGGGTGCAAGACCGGCTGATCTCAGTTGTTATGTTGGTGGTAAAGCGTTATATGAAAGAATTGCCGCCACTGACCTGTTTTCAGCGGGTCTTAAACGGGTAATTCAAGGGGCTGAAACTTACCAAATTGCGTTGATGTGTGCTGAAAAAGACCCGATCACTTGCCATCGGACAATTTTAGTCTGCCAACATTTAGTTAAATCGGGGTTAGAGATTAATCATATTCTCAATGATGGCAGCTTAGAGTTCCATCAGGATTTAGAAGAAAGACTGCTCAGCTCTCATGGGTTAAATGATTCCCAAATCAAACAACCGAAGCAACTTTCCCTATTTGATGACCCGACATCTATGGATAACTGGGACAATTGCTCTTGGGAGGATAGACTTAAGGAAGCTTATCATAGGCAAGGGGATACTATTGCTTATCTAGCAAAGGGAGTAGGGAGTAGGGAGTAG
- a CDS encoding DUF488 family protein: MNKTINLFTIGFTKKSAQQFFELLINAGVRRVIDTRLNNKSQLAGFTKNKDFEYFLQQIGNIDYIHRLELAPTKDILNTYKKNNGDWETYENQFLQLITEREIEKTVSPDLLDGSCLLCSEPTPHNCHRRLVAEYLSQKLGTIKIVHL, translated from the coding sequence ATGAATAAAACTATTAATTTATTTACGATTGGCTTTACTAAAAAGAGTGCTCAACAGTTCTTTGAGCTTCTGATTAATGCTGGAGTAAGGCGAGTTATCGATACGAGACTCAATAATAAATCTCAATTAGCTGGTTTCACCAAAAACAAAGATTTTGAATACTTTTTGCAGCAAATTGGGAATATTGACTATATACATCGTCTAGAGTTGGCTCCGACTAAGGATATCCTAAATACCTATAAAAAAAATAATGGTGATTGGGAAACCTATGAAAACCAGTTCTTACAATTAATTACAGAGCGTGAAATCGAAAAGACGGTATCACCAGATTTATTAGATGGTAGCTGTTTGCTGTGTAGTGAACCTACTCCCCATAACTGTCATCGCCGTTTAGTAGCAGAATATCTGAGTCAAAAATTGGGAACTATAAAGATAGTTCACCTATGA